The proteins below are encoded in one region of Winogradskyella helgolandensis:
- a CDS encoding ribonuclease R family protein, whose protein sequence is MTKKKHRKPSNNKISNLTNTILSILKKDRNSTFNYKQIAAKIGVNDASSRNQIIKKLQQLKAKQEIEEVDRGKFKAIVNTEYHTGILDVASKGNGYVISDDFEEDIFIASNNMNKALHGDEVEFYAYKRKHRGKQEGEITNIIKRAKTEYVGTIQIHNKKNFAFVVVDSNKMYTDIFVPINKINKAEDGDKVLVSLEEWPEKADSPNGKVIQVLGKPGEHGTEINSIMAEYGLPLEFPHEVEAYANKIDLEIKPEEIAKRRDMRKDLTFTIDPKDAKDFDDALSFKVLDNGLYEIGIHIADVSHYLQPGTVLDDEAYERATSIYLVDRVVPMLPEILSNGACSLRPHEEKYTFSAVFHMNDKCEIKKEWFGRTVTYSDARFAYEEAQAIIENNTTLNEVDVLKHKEKINTTIPAEVSLTGEEYQTSVDVAQATIKMNQLARKMRSARMRDGAISFDKVEVKFDLDEEANPVGVFFKTSKDANKMIEEFMLLANRKVSEFVGKQKPEKTFVYRVHDEPDESKLAQLQTVVARFGHKLNFKDKGSIASSLNNLLKDVVGKKEQNLVDTLTIRTMSKAEYTTHNIGHYGLAFDYYSHFTSPIRRYPDVMAHRLLQQYLDGEKSANQEIYEEKCKHSSNMEYLATKAERDSIKYMQIRFMQDHENEEFMGVISGVTDWGIYIEIISNKCEGMVSVRDMKDDHYQFDQDQYAMIGQKTGTMYQLGDEVIVKVKNADLAKKHLDFYMVGKPETVDE, encoded by the coding sequence ATGACAAAAAAGAAACACAGGAAACCTTCAAATAATAAGATTTCCAACCTTACAAATACAATTCTTAGTATTTTAAAAAAAGACAGAAACTCAACATTTAACTATAAACAAATTGCAGCTAAAATTGGTGTTAACGATGCCAGTAGTCGCAATCAAATTATAAAGAAACTTCAGCAACTCAAAGCAAAGCAAGAGATTGAAGAAGTCGACCGTGGAAAGTTTAAAGCCATTGTTAACACCGAATATCATACAGGTATTTTAGACGTTGCTTCTAAAGGTAACGGTTATGTTATTTCAGATGATTTTGAAGAGGATATATTTATCGCTTCAAACAATATGAACAAAGCTTTACATGGAGATGAAGTAGAATTCTACGCATATAAACGAAAACATAGAGGCAAGCAAGAAGGAGAGATTACTAATATTATTAAACGTGCAAAAACGGAATATGTTGGTACCATTCAAATTCATAATAAAAAGAATTTTGCCTTTGTGGTTGTGGATAGTAACAAAATGTACACAGATATTTTTGTACCTATCAATAAAATAAACAAAGCTGAAGATGGAGATAAAGTTTTAGTATCTCTTGAAGAATGGCCAGAAAAAGCAGATTCGCCTAACGGAAAAGTCATACAAGTTTTAGGGAAACCAGGTGAACACGGTACGGAGATTAATTCCATCATGGCAGAATACGGTTTACCTTTAGAATTTCCTCATGAGGTTGAAGCCTACGCTAACAAGATCGATTTAGAAATTAAACCAGAGGAAATAGCGAAACGACGTGATATGCGTAAAGATTTAACCTTTACCATAGATCCTAAGGACGCTAAAGATTTTGATGATGCCTTATCTTTTAAAGTTCTAGATAATGGCTTATATGAGATAGGAATTCATATTGCCGATGTATCTCACTATTTGCAGCCAGGAACGGTTTTAGATGATGAAGCTTACGAACGTGCCACGTCTATTTATTTAGTAGATCGCGTAGTACCAATGTTACCAGAAATTTTATCTAATGGAGCCTGTTCATTACGTCCACACGAAGAGAAATATACATTTTCTGCAGTGTTTCATATGAATGATAAATGCGAAATTAAAAAGGAATGGTTTGGTAGAACCGTAACCTATTCTGATGCACGTTTTGCATATGAAGAGGCTCAAGCCATTATTGAAAATAATACGACACTTAATGAAGTTGATGTATTAAAGCATAAAGAAAAAATAAATACAACAATTCCTGCTGAAGTTTCATTAACAGGAGAAGAATATCAAACGTCTGTCGATGTTGCTCAAGCCACTATAAAAATGAACCAACTCGCTCGTAAAATGCGTTCAGCACGTATGCGAGATGGAGCGATTTCTTTTGATAAGGTGGAAGTAAAATTCGATTTAGACGAAGAAGCTAATCCGGTTGGAGTATTCTTTAAAACAAGTAAAGATGCTAATAAAATGATTGAAGAATTCATGTTATTAGCTAACAGAAAAGTATCGGAATTTGTAGGAAAACAAAAACCTGAGAAAACATTTGTTTACCGTGTCCATGATGAACCAGACGAATCCAAACTAGCACAATTACAAACGGTTGTGGCACGTTTTGGACATAAATTAAATTTTAAAGATAAAGGTAGTATTGCATCCTCTTTAAATAATTTACTAAAAGATGTTGTTGGTAAAAAAGAACAAAATTTAGTAGATACCTTAACAATTCGTACCATGTCTAAAGCCGAATATACCACACACAATATCGGTCACTACGGTTTAGCATTCGATTATTATAGTCATTTTACATCGCCTATTCGTCGTTATCCAGATGTCATGGCACATCGTTTATTGCAGCAGTATTTGGATGGTGAAAAATCAGCGAATCAAGAGATTTACGAAGAAAAATGTAAGCATTCTAGTAACATGGAATACTTAGCGACTAAAGCTGAGCGCGATTCTATTAAATACATGCAGATTCGTTTTATGCAAGATCATGAAAATGAAGAATTTATGGGTGTTATCTCTGGAGTAACGGATTGGGGAATTTATATAGAGATAATCTCTAATAAATGTGAAGGTATGGTAAGTGTTAGAGATATGAAAGACGATCACTATCAGTTTGACCAAGATCAATATGCTATGATTGGACAAAAAACAGGAACCATGTATCAGCTTGGTGATGAGGTTATTGTAAAGGTTAAAAATGCAGATTTGGCTAAAAAGCATTTGGATTTTTATATGGTTGGTAAACCTGAAACTGTTGATGAGTAA
- a CDS encoding YbjQ family protein, which translates to MILTTTNSIENHKIIDYLGIVTGISFNSTHSYKGKSMSFKDMFSSQKYYEAYAKGLEVVKEEAFQKLQDNAKTIGANAVVGVQIDIETLATTNTLIVSITGTAVKVAV; encoded by the coding sequence ATGATTCTTACAACCACCAATTCAATAGAGAACCATAAAATAATTGATTATTTAGGTATAGTTACTGGTATTTCTTTTAATTCTACACACTCTTATAAAGGAAAAAGTATGTCTTTTAAGGATATGTTCAGTTCACAAAAGTATTATGAAGCATATGCTAAAGGACTAGAAGTTGTAAAAGAAGAAGCGTTTCAAAAACTTCAAGATAACGCAAAAACTATAGGTGCTAATGCCGTTGTAGGTGTTCAAATTGATATAGAAACACTAGCTACTACAAATACCTTAATTGTTTCAATTACTGGAACAGCTGTAAAAGTTGCTGTTTAA
- a CDS encoding head GIN domain-containing protein: MKYIILILAFTLGISSNAQESIEKQIGEFSTVKVFDLIHLKMMESDENKVVISGKNRNDVEVVNNNGTLKIRMNLRESYDGNDTVVILYYTSVDEIDANEGAKVIVKEPIKQYELDLRVQEGAEITAVLETTYANLRAVTGGIINVAGSSKNQDISIYTGGAINGKDFVTEITDVSINAAGEAYIHATESVNARIKAGGNVYIYGKPKEIDEKTILGGKIKRM, from the coding sequence ATGAAATATATCATCTTAATACTAGCATTTACATTAGGTATTTCTAGTAATGCACAAGAGTCTATTGAAAAGCAAATTGGGGAATTTTCAACCGTTAAAGTATTTGATTTAATTCATCTTAAAATGATGGAATCGGATGAAAATAAAGTGGTCATTTCAGGTAAAAACAGAAATGATGTCGAAGTTGTTAATAACAACGGAACACTTAAAATACGGATGAATCTAAGAGAAAGTTATGACGGTAACGATACCGTGGTGATATTGTATTATACGTCAGTAGATGAAATTGATGCTAATGAAGGTGCAAAAGTGATTGTAAAGGAACCTATAAAGCAATATGAACTGGATTTAAGAGTACAAGAAGGAGCAGAAATTACAGCTGTGTTAGAAACAACGTACGCTAATTTAAGAGCCGTTACAGGTGGAATTATTAATGTAGCAGGAAGTTCTAAAAATCAAGATATATCCATTTATACAGGAGGAGCAATTAATGGTAAAGATTTTGTTACCGAAATAACAGATGTTAGTATAAACGCAGCTGGAGAAGCTTATATTCATGCCACAGAATCGGTAAATGCTAGAATTAAAGCCGGTGGTAATGTTTACATTTACGGTAAACCAAAAGAGATTGACGAAAAGACAATCCTTGGTGGTAAAATAAAACGTATGTAA
- a CDS encoding LysE family translocator: MLDDILTAIPFGIILAFTIGPVFFVLLETSATKGFTSAIIFDLGVIFADIVFILVIFKSTDTLLDKIKDDPKLLVFGGALLVIYGLISFIKTSKSFRSIVREHHRIELPKKDYGKLFVKGFLLNFINIGVLLGWLGFIVIGTSITTSENGVTIFIVTMLIAYFLTDLVKIAAAKRLKNKLTPRRIFKTKKIVALVILVFGIILLSQGLFPDLYEKGIEQMELVNPI; the protein is encoded by the coding sequence ATGTTAGACGATATCTTAACAGCTATTCCTTTTGGAATAATTTTAGCCTTCACTATTGGACCAGTGTTTTTTGTATTACTAGAAACAAGTGCTACCAAAGGGTTTACAAGTGCCATTATATTTGATTTAGGAGTTATTTTCGCTGATATCGTTTTCATCCTTGTTATTTTTAAAAGTACAGATACACTTTTAGATAAAATAAAAGACGATCCAAAATTATTAGTTTTTGGAGGTGCATTATTAGTTATTTACGGACTTATAAGTTTCATAAAAACCTCTAAATCGTTCCGATCTATTGTAAGAGAGCATCATAGAATTGAACTTCCTAAAAAGGATTATGGTAAGCTTTTTGTAAAAGGATTTCTACTTAATTTTATCAATATTGGTGTGTTATTAGGCTGGTTAGGGTTTATAGTCATTGGGACTTCTATTACAACCTCTGAAAACGGCGTAACTATCTTTATTGTAACCATGTTAATAGCTTATTTCTTGACAGATTTGGTTAAAATAGCAGCTGCAAAACGATTAAAAAACAAGTTGACTCCACGACGTATTTTTAAGACTAAAAAAATAGTAGCCTTAGTGATTTTAGTTTTTGGAATTATACTGTTAAGCCAAGGTTTATTCCCGGATCTTTATGAAAAGGGAATTGAACAGATGGAGCTTGTTAATCCTATTTGA
- a CDS encoding cadherin repeat domain-containing protein → MKNIFLNLLIVVLLISCNANESQTEIEVTSADFFLQTDENPNTNQFLGTIEGSTTEGEVQFSLEEEAPTGAFLINENTGELTVRDASLFNYEVNPILTGTVKVYNGDIAVFSAIEVTLNDLVETTDFVITLDENPNSNQLLGIIEVSINEGEVQFSLEEETPTGAFLINENTGELTVGDASLFDYEVNPILTGTVKVYTDDIAVFSAIEVTLNDLDEIVITVEATDFELSVNEDIPNNEVLGIVQANTNHGELTFSIQEQYPVNAFSVDASTGELKVKNSNLFNYETYPIISGIINVTNDDVSASAAVTINLLDVTYDNSIFKGSSSTVTSGANLNLDITNQNVVIHYENTQFSYLYYYLGLYNGDIRFYETNNNLITNFTEQDMFYGSGCRGNFTLTYDSSDRITNIQVDITLCGPESLNYNIEYIGNTVNFIDQINSDDRSMVLNDNDQILSYTVGTSTVDFVYDSNNNLINISSGNGSITYEYDDYQNPYKFDETLNLSFVQYFVYVLTNGFFDNSNRLNNIFNNTNNITRIVRTNVQFPIDVNYSYNYNSNNYPISKTSNVYDGSVQYYYFD, encoded by the coding sequence ATGAAAAATATCTTTTTAAATCTTTTAATAGTAGTATTACTTATTTCCTGTAATGCTAATGAGAGTCAAACAGAAATTGAAGTTACTTCAGCTGATTTTTTCTTGCAAACGGATGAAAATCCAAATACTAATCAATTTTTGGGAACAATTGAAGGTTCAACTACTGAAGGGGAGGTTCAATTTTCATTAGAAGAGGAAGCTCCAACAGGAGCATTTTTAATTAATGAAAATACAGGAGAGTTGACGGTGAGAGATGCTTCACTTTTTAATTATGAAGTAAACCCAATTTTAACGGGAACGGTCAAAGTTTACAACGGTGATATTGCTGTATTTTCAGCAATAGAAGTTACTTTAAATGACTTAGTTGAAACTACTGATTTTGTAATTACGTTGGATGAAAATCCAAATAGTAATCAATTATTGGGAATAATTGAAGTTTCAATTAATGAGGGTGAAGTTCAGTTTTCATTAGAAGAGGAAACTCCAACAGGAGCATTTTTAATTAATGAAAATACAGGAGAGTTGACTGTAGGAGATGCTTCACTTTTTGATTATGAAGTAAACCCAATTTTAACAGGAACGGTTAAAGTTTATACTGATGATATTGCGGTATTTTCGGCAATAGAAGTTACTTTAAATGACTTAGACGAAATAGTTATAACTGTAGAAGCTACTGATTTCGAATTAAGTGTTAATGAAGATATACCAAATAATGAAGTTTTGGGCATTGTACAAGCTAATACAAATCACGGGGAACTAACATTTTCGATTCAAGAGCAATATCCTGTGAATGCATTTAGTGTAGACGCATCTACTGGAGAATTAAAAGTAAAAAATAGTAATCTTTTTAATTATGAAACCTACCCTATTATTTCTGGGATAATAAATGTTACTAATGATGATGTTTCTGCCAGCGCTGCGGTTACAATTAATCTTTTAGATGTTACTTATGACAATTCAATTTTTAAAGGTTCTTCTTCTACAGTTACTTCTGGCGCTAATCTTAATTTAGATATTACAAACCAAAACGTCGTTATACATTATGAGAACACTCAATTTTCGTATTTATATTATTACTTGGGCTTATATAATGGTGATATAAGGTTCTATGAAACTAATAATAACTTAATTACTAATTTTACGGAACAAGATATGTTTTATGGTAGTGGTTGCAGAGGTAATTTTACTTTAACCTATGATAGTTCTGACCGAATTACAAATATTCAGGTAGACATTACGCTTTGTGGCCCTGAAAGTTTAAATTATAATATTGAATATATAGGAAACACTGTTAACTTTATAGATCAAATTAATTCTGATGATAGAAGTATGGTTCTTAATGATAACGATCAGATTTTGAGTTATACAGTTGGAACTTCGACAGTTGATTTTGTTTATGATAGTAATAATAATTTAATTAATATATCCTCTGGTAATGGCTCTATTACTTATGAATATGATGATTACCAAAACCCTTATAAGTTTGATGAAACCTTAAATTTATCATTTGTACAGTATTTTGTATATGTATTAACAAATGGTTTTTTTGATAATTCTAATAGACTTAATAATATTTTTAATAACACAAATAATATTACAAGGATAGTTAGAACTAATGTTCAGTTTCCTATTGATGTTAATTACAGTTATAACTATAATTCAAATAATTATCCGATAAGCAAAACTTCAAATGTATATGATGGAAGTGTTCAGTATTATTACTTTGATTAA
- the folB gene encoding dihydroneopterin aldolase, translated as MGIIKVENIRVFANHGCLKEETAIGSDYRVDIEVKANLQTSAGSDELSDTVDYVLLNKIVREEMAKPSKLLETVAKRILNRVFIEEALITKATVAVSKINPPIGGDVEMVTIKMTQKRKK; from the coding sequence ATGGGAATTATAAAGGTTGAAAACATAAGAGTATTTGCTAATCACGGCTGTTTAAAAGAAGAAACTGCTATTGGTAGCGATTACCGTGTAGATATTGAAGTTAAAGCAAATTTGCAAACCTCAGCAGGATCTGATGAATTAAGTGATACTGTAGATTATGTGTTGCTAAATAAAATAGTTAGAGAAGAAATGGCAAAACCTTCTAAGCTTTTAGAAACGGTTGCCAAGCGTATTTTGAATCGTGTTTTTATTGAAGAAGCCTTAATTACTAAAGCTACAGTTGCTGTTAGTAAAATTAATCCGCCAATTGGTGGTGATGTTGAGATGGTTACGATAAAAATGACTCAAAAGCGAAAAAAGTAA
- a CDS encoding zinc ribbon domain-containing protein yields the protein MNYKCPKCHNNTCTVDQMRATGGTFSKIFDIQNKKFTSVTCKKCTYTEFYKAKTSAMSNIFDLFTS from the coding sequence ATGAATTATAAATGTCCGAAATGCCATAATAATACCTGTACTGTTGACCAAATGCGAGCCACTGGTGGTACGTTTTCTAAAATCTTTGATATTCAGAACAAAAAATTTACGTCAGTCACCTGTAAAAAGTGCACGTATACTGAATTTTATAAAGCCAAAACAAGTGCTATGAGTAATATATTTGACTTGTTTACGAGTTAG
- a CDS encoding glutamine--tRNA ligase/YqeY domain fusion protein, translating to MSEEKKALNFIEHIIEEDLANGLSKDKLRFRFPPEPNGYLHIGHTKAIGISFGLGETYNAPVNLRFDDTNPAKEEQEYVDAIKKDIAWLGYQWENELYSSDYFQKLYDWAVQMIKDGKAYVDSQTSEDIAQQKGTPTQVGTNSPYRSRSIEENLDLFQRMKAGEFPAGTHILRAKIDMESPNMLMRDPMMYRIMHTEHHRTGNDWCIYPMYDWTHGESDYIEQISHSLCSLEFKPHRELYNWFRDHIYDYAKDALPLPPKQREFARLNLSYTIMSKRKLLRLVEEGIVSGWDDPRMPTISGLRRRGYTPNSIRKFIDKVGVAKRENVIDVSLLEFCIREDLNKSANRVMAVLDPVKVVITNYPEDKEEWLEAENNQEDDSAGFRKVPFSREIYIEKEDFKEEAGAKFFRLQIGGEVRLKNAYIIKANSVVKDENGDITEIHCTYDEDTSKKVKGTLHWVSIKHAITAEIREYDRLFMHESPDSDKDKDFMEYVNPKSLTIKTGYLEPSLADVEVGEQFQFQRLGYFNVDDDSKPGKLVFNKTVGLRDSWAKQKPKPQNTQNQNIPKPQQQKRSAISVIQQFGKKYTNLPEEKQLKVKSEIQELAKDVAYDELEPLFGTAVKKAGTRIAVLIALKELLKNGLEQNEAITEFIDKAKEDKNDVLVAEASDI from the coding sequence ATGTCAGAAGAAAAAAAAGCACTCAATTTTATTGAGCATATTATAGAAGAAGATTTAGCGAACGGTTTATCAAAAGACAAGCTACGTTTTCGTTTTCCACCAGAGCCAAATGGGTATTTACACATAGGTCATACTAAAGCTATTGGTATAAGTTTCGGATTAGGTGAAACCTATAATGCACCAGTAAATTTAAGATTCGATGATACAAATCCTGCTAAAGAAGAGCAGGAGTATGTAGATGCTATTAAAAAAGATATTGCTTGGTTAGGGTACCAATGGGAAAATGAATTGTATTCTTCTGATTATTTTCAGAAGTTGTATGATTGGGCAGTTCAAATGATAAAAGATGGTAAGGCGTATGTAGATAGCCAAACCTCTGAAGACATAGCACAACAAAAAGGAACACCAACACAGGTAGGAACTAATAGTCCATATAGAAGCAGAAGTATCGAAGAAAATTTAGATTTATTTCAACGTATGAAAGCTGGGGAATTTCCTGCTGGTACACATATTCTTCGTGCAAAAATAGATATGGAAAGCCCAAACATGCTCATGCGAGATCCTATGATGTATCGTATTATGCATACCGAACACCACAGAACAGGTAACGATTGGTGTATTTATCCGATGTACGATTGGACGCATGGTGAAAGTGATTATATAGAACAAATTTCACACAGTTTGTGTTCTTTAGAGTTTAAACCACATAGAGAGCTTTATAATTGGTTTAGAGATCATATTTATGATTACGCTAAGGACGCATTACCATTGCCACCTAAACAACGCGAATTTGCCCGTTTAAACCTAAGTTATACCATTATGAGCAAGCGTAAATTATTACGTTTGGTTGAAGAAGGTATTGTTTCAGGTTGGGACGATCCACGTATGCCTACGATTTCTGGTTTGCGTCGTCGTGGTTATACTCCGAATTCCATTAGAAAGTTTATTGATAAAGTGGGTGTTGCCAAACGCGAAAACGTCATTGATGTGTCACTTTTAGAATTCTGTATTCGGGAAGATTTAAATAAATCTGCGAATCGTGTCATGGCCGTTTTAGATCCTGTAAAAGTGGTGATTACTAATTATCCTGAAGACAAGGAGGAATGGTTAGAAGCTGAAAATAATCAGGAAGATGATTCTGCTGGATTTAGAAAAGTGCCTTTTTCTAGAGAAATTTATATTGAAAAAGAGGATTTTAAAGAGGAAGCAGGTGCTAAGTTTTTTAGACTGCAAATTGGAGGTGAAGTGAGATTGAAAAATGCTTATATCATTAAAGCTAATTCAGTTGTAAAAGATGAAAACGGAGACATTACCGAAATTCATTGTACCTATGATGAAGACACCTCTAAAAAAGTAAAAGGAACATTGCATTGGGTGTCTATAAAACATGCGATAACTGCAGAAATTAGAGAATACGATCGTCTATTTATGCACGAATCGCCAGATAGCGACAAAGACAAAGATTTTATGGAATACGTAAACCCGAAATCTTTAACTATAAAAACGGGTTACTTAGAACCAAGTTTAGCTGATGTTGAAGTAGGAGAGCAGTTTCAGTTTCAACGTTTAGGCTATTTTAATGTTGATGATGATTCTAAACCAGGAAAATTAGTATTTAATAAAACAGTTGGTTTAAGAGATAGTTGGGCAAAACAGAAGCCTAAACCTCAGAATACTCAAAATCAGAATATACCAAAACCGCAACAACAAAAACGTTCGGCAATCAGTGTTATTCAGCAATTTGGTAAAAAATATACCAATTTACCTGAAGAAAAACAACTAAAAGTTAAATCTGAAATACAAGAGCTTGCTAAAGATGTCGCTTACGACGAATTAGAGCCTTTATTTGGTACGGCTGTAAAAAAAGCAGGGACTCGCATCGCAGTTTTAATTGCGTTAAAAGAACTGCTTAAAAATGGCTTAGAACAAAATGAAGCTATTACAGAATTTATTGATAAAGCTAAAGAGGATAAGAATGACGTCTTGGTTGCTGAGGCTTCAGATATTTAA
- a CDS encoding carboxypeptidase-like regulatory domain-containing protein: protein MKKITLILTLLLIGTTVFSQTITGKIVDIDNNPIPYVTLQIGPNYGVITNDEGVFTLETDNFSDSDNVSISCLGYKSLEFQLSTFTKPTYVLEDSISELSEVFITNKLLSIEEILENVRANISKNYPVNGNQRIFMRESSNFNIKDFDFEVSKSSNFNRATIKDINKNFETMSQMMVNNNSKFYEDTLLDLLHIADSTQSQIIKATKLVNIEKDLSTDAVNGKLIKSVLNVLDSSATYKLKTSIFTIEDSLKVGKIIKEDSESKKGETTVINNKVSRIIRNNSLVENSNLDFIFEDKGYEYSIDGISYLNDEATYSISFNPTKRSAKYTGKMYVNTSDFAVVKLEYEFAENRTGSKMNLKLLAGFKFEENAYRSTVIFKKNENAVYDLYFISQENGNYVYLNRSLKFIRNNTAEQTDKQQLKLKFMIEQDYKAKSELFFISKGSLEDDSAFKITKEYPISYISKYDPSIWKDYSVLSPVQAIIDYKTD, encoded by the coding sequence ATGAAAAAAATTACGCTCATTCTAACGTTACTTCTTATTGGAACTACCGTTTTTAGTCAGACTATTACTGGTAAAATTGTAGATATTGATAATAATCCTATTCCTTATGTTACACTTCAGATTGGTCCAAATTATGGAGTTATAACTAATGATGAGGGCGTTTTTACACTAGAAACGGATAATTTTTCAGACTCGGATAACGTTTCAATTTCATGTTTGGGGTATAAATCATTAGAATTTCAACTTTCAACATTTACAAAACCAACATATGTTTTAGAAGATTCTATAAGTGAGCTTTCAGAAGTTTTTATTACAAATAAACTTCTGTCTATTGAAGAAATTTTAGAAAATGTGAGAGCAAATATCTCAAAAAACTATCCTGTAAATGGTAATCAAAGGATTTTTATGAGAGAAAGCAGCAATTTTAATATTAAAGATTTTGACTTTGAAGTTTCAAAATCTTCCAATTTCAACAGAGCAACAATTAAAGACATTAATAAAAACTTTGAGACCATGAGTCAAATGATGGTCAATAATAATTCTAAGTTTTATGAAGATACACTATTAGACCTATTGCATATTGCAGATAGTACACAGAGTCAGATTATAAAAGCAACTAAATTAGTGAATATTGAAAAAGATTTATCTACCGATGCGGTGAATGGTAAATTAATAAAAAGTGTACTTAATGTGTTAGATTCTTCGGCAACTTACAAATTAAAAACAAGCATATTTACTATTGAAGATTCACTTAAAGTGGGTAAAATTATAAAGGAAGATTCTGAATCTAAAAAAGGAGAAACCACTGTAATTAACAATAAGGTATCTAGGATTATTAGAAACAATTCACTGGTAGAAAACTCAAATTTAGATTTTATATTCGAAGATAAAGGCTACGAGTATTCAATTGATGGAATCAGTTATCTCAACGATGAAGCAACTTACAGCATTAGCTTTAATCCCACAAAACGTTCTGCTAAATACACAGGTAAAATGTATGTAAACACGTCCGATTTCGCAGTGGTAAAGCTAGAATATGAATTTGCCGAAAATAGAACGGGTTCTAAAATGAATCTTAAACTTTTAGCAGGCTTTAAGTTCGAAGAAAATGCGTATCGTTCTACAGTGATTTTTAAAAAGAATGAGAATGCTGTTTATGACTTGTATTTTATCAGTCAAGAAAATGGAAACTACGTTTATCTTAATAGATCACTTAAATTTATTCGAAATAATACAGCAGAACAAACCGATAAACAGCAATTAAAATTAAAGTTTATGATCGAACAAGATTATAAGGCTAAAAGTGAATTATTTTTTATAAGTAAAGGATCATTGGAAGATGATTCAGCTTTTAAAATTACTAAAGAATATCCAATAAGTTATATCTCAAAATACGATCCTTCTATTTGGAAAGATTATAGTGTGTTGAGTCCTGTTCAAGCTATAATTGACTATAAAACTGATTAG
- a CDS encoding SPFH domain-containing protein, whose translation MGNFILVPIIFFGLIILVSSFFMVKQQTAAIIERFGKFHSIRQSGLHMKIPIVDKVAGRLSLKIQQLDVIIETKTLDDVFVKLKVSVQYKVVTESVYDAFYKLDYPHDQITSYVFDVVRAEVPKMKLDDVFVKKDDIALAVKAELNDAMMDYGFDIIRTLVTDIDPDPQVKIAMNRINAADREKTAAQYEGDAQRILIVEKAKAEAESKRLQGQGIADQRREIARGLEESVDVLNRVGINSQEASALIVVTQHYDTLQAIGSETNSNLILLPNSPQAGSQMLNDMVASFTASNQIGEAMKNQQKKNEE comes from the coding sequence ATGGGAAATTTTATTCTAGTTCCAATTATATTTTTTGGATTAATCATTTTAGTATCCTCATTCTTTATGGTCAAGCAACAAACTGCTGCCATTATAGAACGTTTTGGTAAATTTCACAGTATTCGTCAATCGGGTTTACATATGAAAATTCCAATAGTGGATAAGGTTGCGGGACGTTTGAGTTTAAAAATTCAACAATTAGATGTTATCATTGAAACTAAAACTTTAGATGACGTATTTGTAAAACTAAAGGTTTCTGTGCAGTACAAAGTCGTTACAGAAAGTGTTTATGATGCATTTTATAAATTAGATTATCCACATGATCAGATAACGAGTTATGTCTTTGATGTGGTGCGTGCTGAAGTACCAAAAATGAAATTAGATGATGTTTTTGTGAAGAAAGATGATATCGCCTTAGCCGTAAAAGCGGAATTAAATGATGCTATGATGGACTATGGATTTGATATTATCAGAACTTTAGTGACTGATATTGACCCAGATCCACAAGTAAAAATAGCTATGAACCGTATTAACGCTGCAGATAGAGAAAAAACAGCGGCACAATATGAAGGTGATGCACAGCGTATTTTAATTGTTGAAAAAGCAAAAGCGGAAGCTGAAAGTAAGCGTCTACAAGGACAAGGTATTGCTGATCAACGTCGTGAAATTGCTCGTGGTTTAGAAGAATCGGTTGATGTTTTAAACCGTGTTGGTATTAACAGTCAAGAAGCTTCGGCGTTAATTGTAGTAACACAACATTACGATACCTTACAAGCTATTGGAAGTGAAACGAATAGTAACTTAATTCTTTTACCAAATTCTCCACAAGCAGGTAGCCAAATGTTAAATGATATGGTCGCTAGTTTTACAGCGAGTAATCAAATTGGTGAGGCAATGAAAAATCAGCAAAAGAAAAATGAAGAATAA